One Gossypium raimondii isolate GPD5lz chromosome 3, ASM2569854v1, whole genome shotgun sequence genomic window carries:
- the LOC105796959 gene encoding pto-interacting protein 1 isoform X2: MSALPGKRIQSILNYVQVANSDQTPQTHSLYVFADFQGKRNMSCFSCCEEDDIHKASGNGSFMANTPASNSGGHGYQAREAVTRDPRPVTIQPIAIPAITVDELKEMTDNFGMKSLIGEGSYGRVYYGILKSGNAAAIKKLDSSKQPEQEFLAQVSMVSRLKDENVVQLLGYCVDGSLRFLAYEYASNGSLHDRLHGKKGVKGAQPGPVLSWTQRVKIAYGAAKGLEYLHEKAHPHIIHRDIKSSNLLLFDDDVAKIADFDLSNQAPDATARLHSTRVLGTFGYHAPEYAMTGTLSSKSDVYSFGVILLELLTGRKPVDHTLPRGQQSLVTWATPKLSEDKVKQCVDGRLNGEYPPKALAKLAAVAALCVQYEADFRPNMSIVVKALQPLLNPTRPATTSRGYGER, from the exons ATGTCTGCCCTGCCTGGTAAACGAATCCAGTCTATTCTAAACTATGTTCAAGTCGCAAACTCAGACCAAACTCCGCAAACACACAGCCTTTACGTCTTCGCTGACTTTCAAG GAAAAAGAAACATGAGTTGCTTTAGCTGTTGTGAAGAAGATGACATCCATAAAGCTTCTGGAAATGGGTCGTTCATGGCGAATACCCCCGCAA GCAATAGCGGAGGACATGGATATCAAGCAAGGGAAGCTGTAACAAGGGACCCACGGCCTGTTACTATTCAACCCATTGCCATCCCTGCAATAACGGTGGATGAGCTAAAGGAAATGACTGATAATTTCGGTATGAAATCCTTAATTGGTGAGGGCTCTTATGGAAGAGTATATTATGGCATTCTAAAGAGTGGGAATGCTGCAGCCATCAAAAAGTTGGACTCGAGTAAGCAACCGGAACAAGAATTCTTAGCGCAG GTCTCCATGGTTTCGAGATTAAAAGACGAAAATGTTGTTCAGCTTCTTGGTTATTGTGTTGATGGATCCCTCCGTTTCCTGGCGTATGAGTATGCCTCTAATGGATCACTCCATGATAGACTTCATG GGAAGAAAGGTGTGAAAGGAGCTCAGCCAGGTCCAGTTCTATCATGGACACAGAGAGTTAAAATTGCTTATGGAGCCGCAAAAGGCCTCGAATATTTACACGAAAAGGCACATCCTCATATAATCCACCGTGATATTAAGTCCAGCAATTTGCTTCTTTTTGATGATGATGTTGCTAAGATTGCTGATTTTGATTTGTCAAATCAAGCCCCCGACGCTACCGCTCGCCTCCATTCTACAAGGGTTCTTGGAACTTTCGGTTATCATGCTCCAGA ATATGCAATGACAGGAACACTTAGTTCTAAGAGCGATGTTTACAGCTTCGGTGTCATCCTTCTAGAGCTCTTAACTGGTCGCAAACCGGTAGATCATACGTTGCCACGTGGACAGCAGAGTCTAGTGACATGG GCAACCCCAAAACTAAGTGAAGACAAGGTGAAGCAGTGTGTTGATGGTAGACTAAATGGAGAATACCCTCCCAAAGCACTTGCAAAG CTGGCTGCTGTGGCTGCATTGTGTGTTCAATATGAAGCTGATTTTCGACCTAATATGAGCATTGTAGTGAAAGCTCTTCAGCCTCTTTTGAATCCAACTCGTCCAGCAACAACATCCCGTGGCTACGGTGAAAGGTGA
- the LOC105796958 gene encoding probable receptor-like protein kinase At5g18500, translated as MASDLNKTLSKEYIGLQLWVLIVICLGVVFLVILSISLWLSFRKKSRRANVMLPLTQVPYVSEEIKEIRVDQASANNGNTLNEKFSDKGSEKGLFNVDNGEDSGQSGSFNHVDKDVKGSQPGEEGATGAVSTYRPSSNPLTAPSPLSGLPEFSRLGWGHWFTLRDLHLATNRFSKDNIIGDGGYGVVYRGNLINGTPVAVKKLLNNPGQADKDFRVEVEAIGHVRHKNLVRLLGYCIEGTQRLLVYEYVNNGNLEQWLRGDMSDKGYLTWEARIKILLGTAKALAYLHEAIEPKVVHRDIKSSNILIDDNFDAKISDFGLAKLLGDGKSYITTRVMGTFGYVAPEYANSGLLNEKSDVYSFGVVLLEAITGRYPIDYGLPQPEVNMVEWLKMMVQLRRSEEVVDPNIETRPSTSALKRALLTALRCVDPDADKRPKMSQVARMLEAEEYPLPREDRRRRRNQSVNSDADTQRKNSDADRSDDPDLRLESRMHHHP; from the exons ATGGCCTCTGATCTGAACAAAACTCTGTCAAAAGAGTACATTGGTCTGCAATTGTGGGTTCTTATTGTAATTTGCTTAGGAGTGGTATTcttagttatccttagcatatcACTGTGGCTTAGCTTTCGGAAGAAATCCAGAAGGGCGAATGTGATGCTTCCTCTCACCCAAGTTCCATATGTTTCagaggaaattaaagagataaGAGTTGATCAAGCTTCTGCAAACAATGGTAACACCCTTAATGAGAAATTCAGTGACAAAGGTTCAGAGAAGGGTTTGTTTAACGTAGATAATGGAGAGGATAGCGGTCAGTCGGGTTCTTTTAATCATGTAGATAAGGATGTTAAAGGATCTCAACCAGGAGAAGAGGGAGCTACTGGGGCAGTATCTACATACAGGCCTTCTTCAAATCCTCTGACAGCTCCTTCACCTTTGTCTGGCCTGCCTGAATTTTCGCGCCTAGGCTGGGGTCATTGGTTCACTCTCAGGGACCTACACCTTGCAACTAACCGGTTTTCAAAGGATAATATTATTGGTGATGGTGGATATGGAGTTGTTTATAGAGGCAATCTGATTAACGGGACTCCTGTAGCCGTCAAAAAGCTTCTTAACAATCC gGGACAAGCTGACAAGGATTTCAGGGTGGAAGTTGAAGCCATTGGTCACGTGCGGCATAAAAACTTAGTTCGTCTTCTTGGATACTGTATCGAGGGCACACAAAG GTTGTTGGTTTATGAATACGTCAATAATGGCAATTTGGAGCAATGGCTCCGTGGAGATATGTCTGACAAGGGATATCTTACCTGGGAGGCTCGCATAAAGATTCTTCTTGGCACCGCCAAGGC GCTGGCATATTTGCACGAGGCTATTGAACCAAAAGTCGTGCATAGGGACATAAAATCAAGTAATATACTGATTGATGACAACTTTGATGCGAAGATATCCGATTTTGGTCTGGCCAAGTTGCTAGGTGATGGGAAAAGTTATATCACAACTCGAGTTATGGGTACCTTTGG TTATGTTGCTCCAGAGTATGCAAACTCTGGCCTCCTGAATGAGAAGAGTGATGTTTATAGCTTTGGTGTTGTGCTCTTAGAAGCAATTACTGGAAGATACCCAATTGATTATGGTCTCCCTCAGCCTGAG GTAAATATGGTCGAGTGGTTAAAGATGATGGTTCAACTCAGACGCTCAGAAGAAGTAGTTGACCCTAACATTGAGACTAGACCATCAACTAGTGCTCTTAAACGGGCTCTTTTAACTGCTTTGAGATGTGTTGATCCCGATGCTGATAAAAGACCTAAGATGAGTCAGGTTGCTCGCATGCTTGAAGCAGAAGAGTATCCTCTTCCTCGAGAG GATAGAAGACGCAGAAGGAATCAATCAGTTAATTCAGATGCCGATACACAGAGGAAAAACTCTGATGCGGACCGGAGTGACGATCCAGATTTGAGGTTGGAGAGCAGAATGCACCATCACCCCTAG
- the LOC105796959 gene encoding pto-interacting protein 1 isoform X1 has translation MSALPGKRIQSILNYVQVANSDQTPQTHSLYVFADFQGKRNMSCFSCCEEDDIHKASGNGSFMANTPASSHVGNSGGHGYQAREAVTRDPRPVTIQPIAIPAITVDELKEMTDNFGMKSLIGEGSYGRVYYGILKSGNAAAIKKLDSSKQPEQEFLAQVSMVSRLKDENVVQLLGYCVDGSLRFLAYEYASNGSLHDRLHGKKGVKGAQPGPVLSWTQRVKIAYGAAKGLEYLHEKAHPHIIHRDIKSSNLLLFDDDVAKIADFDLSNQAPDATARLHSTRVLGTFGYHAPEYAMTGTLSSKSDVYSFGVILLELLTGRKPVDHTLPRGQQSLVTWATPKLSEDKVKQCVDGRLNGEYPPKALAKLAAVAALCVQYEADFRPNMSIVVKALQPLLNPTRPATTSRGYGER, from the exons ATGTCTGCCCTGCCTGGTAAACGAATCCAGTCTATTCTAAACTATGTTCAAGTCGCAAACTCAGACCAAACTCCGCAAACACACAGCCTTTACGTCTTCGCTGACTTTCAAG GAAAAAGAAACATGAGTTGCTTTAGCTGTTGTGAAGAAGATGACATCCATAAAGCTTCTGGAAATGGGTCGTTCATGGCGAATACCCCCGCAA GTTCTCATGTAGGCAATAGCGGAGGACATGGATATCAAGCAAGGGAAGCTGTAACAAGGGACCCACGGCCTGTTACTATTCAACCCATTGCCATCCCTGCAATAACGGTGGATGAGCTAAAGGAAATGACTGATAATTTCGGTATGAAATCCTTAATTGGTGAGGGCTCTTATGGAAGAGTATATTATGGCATTCTAAAGAGTGGGAATGCTGCAGCCATCAAAAAGTTGGACTCGAGTAAGCAACCGGAACAAGAATTCTTAGCGCAG GTCTCCATGGTTTCGAGATTAAAAGACGAAAATGTTGTTCAGCTTCTTGGTTATTGTGTTGATGGATCCCTCCGTTTCCTGGCGTATGAGTATGCCTCTAATGGATCACTCCATGATAGACTTCATG GGAAGAAAGGTGTGAAAGGAGCTCAGCCAGGTCCAGTTCTATCATGGACACAGAGAGTTAAAATTGCTTATGGAGCCGCAAAAGGCCTCGAATATTTACACGAAAAGGCACATCCTCATATAATCCACCGTGATATTAAGTCCAGCAATTTGCTTCTTTTTGATGATGATGTTGCTAAGATTGCTGATTTTGATTTGTCAAATCAAGCCCCCGACGCTACCGCTCGCCTCCATTCTACAAGGGTTCTTGGAACTTTCGGTTATCATGCTCCAGA ATATGCAATGACAGGAACACTTAGTTCTAAGAGCGATGTTTACAGCTTCGGTGTCATCCTTCTAGAGCTCTTAACTGGTCGCAAACCGGTAGATCATACGTTGCCACGTGGACAGCAGAGTCTAGTGACATGG GCAACCCCAAAACTAAGTGAAGACAAGGTGAAGCAGTGTGTTGATGGTAGACTAAATGGAGAATACCCTCCCAAAGCACTTGCAAAG CTGGCTGCTGTGGCTGCATTGTGTGTTCAATATGAAGCTGATTTTCGACCTAATATGAGCATTGTAGTGAAAGCTCTTCAGCCTCTTTTGAATCCAACTCGTCCAGCAACAACATCCCGTGGCTACGGTGAAAGGTGA